A window of the Vigna angularis cultivar LongXiaoDou No.4 chromosome 3, ASM1680809v1, whole genome shotgun sequence genome harbors these coding sequences:
- the LOC108324020 gene encoding uncharacterized protein LOC108324020, which yields MEGNLPQGGIIQGGTSFGGFDLPGSIRVQHQAQHPHAMHQHQTHPRQGSSVHSTVHDVFPLTMGTLQNCDQTISMTEFSKENRSKNSASEEDEPSFTEDGVDCHHEASRGKKGSPWQRVKWTDKMVRLLITAVSYIGEDVTVDGGGSGRRKFAVLQKKGKWKSVSKVMAERGYHVSPQQCEDKFNDLNKRYKKLNDMLGRGTSCQVVENPALLDVIDFLSDKEKDDVRKILSSKHLFYEEMCSYHNGNRLHLPHDPALQRSLQLALRNRDDHDNDDMRRSHHDDHGEDDPDVEIDDHDDFEENCASHGDSRGIYAPLGGTVKKLKQGQGQEDGNTFGNSLNCQDYNRSSYPHGQMVQSDVNQGLPESMRAAWLQKQWVESRSLQLEEQKIQIQVEMLELEKQRFKWQRFSKKKDRELEKLSLENERMKLENERIALELKRKEMSTGFK from the coding sequence ATGGAAGGGAATTTGCCCCAGGGAGGTATAATTCAAGGTGGGACGTCTTTCGGTGGCTTTGATTTGCCGGGATCAATTCGGGTTCAGCATCAAGCACAACATCCACATGCCATGCACCAACATCAAACTCATCCGCGTCAAGGATCTTCTGTACATTCCACAGTTCATGATGTTTTCCCTCTTACAATGGGAACCCTGCAGAACTGTGACCAAACTATTTCAATGACAGAGTTTAGTAAAGAAAACAGAAGTAAAAACTCAGCGAGTGAGGAAGACGAGCCGAGCTTTACCGAGGATGGTGTTGATTGTCACCATGAAGCTAGTAGAGGGAAGAAAGGATCACCTTGGCAGCGGGTTAAGTGGACTGATAAGATGGTAAGACTTCTGATAACAGCTGTTTCTTATATTGGCGAGGATGTGACTGTTGATGGCGGTGGCAGTGGAAGAAGGAAGTTTGCAGTATTACAGAAGAAGGGTAAGTGGAAATCTGTTTCCAAGGTCATGGCTGAGAGGGGTTATCACGTTTCACCTCAGCAATGCGAGGATAAATTCAATGATCTCaataaaagatacaaaaagCTTAACGATATGCTTGGGAGAGGCACTTCTTGTCAGGTTGTTGAAAATCCCGCTCTGTTGGATGTGATAGATTTTCTTTCTGATAAAGAAAAGGACGATGTTCGAAAAATATTAAGCTCAAAACACCTGTTCTATGAGGAGATGTGTTCTTACCATAATGGTAACAGGTTGCATTTACCCCATGATCCTGCATTGCAACGTTCACTCCAGTTAGCGCTGCGAAATAGGGATGATCATGACAACGATGATATGAGAAGGTCCCATCATGACGATCACGGCGAAGATGATCCAGATGTGGAAATTGATGATCATGATGATTTTGAAGAGAATTGTGCTTCTCATGGTGATAGTAGAGGAATATATGCACCATTAGGTGGAACTGTGAAGAAACTGAAACAAGGCCAAGGCCAAGAAGATGGTAATACTTTTGGCAATTCTCTAAATTGTCAGGACTACAACAGAAGTTCGTATCCCCATGGACAGATGGTCCAATCTGATGTGAATCAAGGTTTACCTGAAAGCATGAGAGCAGCTTGGTTACAGAAGCAATGGGTTGAATCTCGCTCACTTCAGTTAGAGGAACAAAAGATACAAATTCAGGTTGAGATGCTGGAACTAGAGAAACAGAGATTCAAGTGGCAGAGGTTTAGTAAGAAAAAGGATCGGGAGTTGGAGAAGCTAAGTCtagaaaatgaaagaatgaagcTTGAAAATGAACGTATTGCTTTAGAACTTAAGCGAAAGGAAATGAGCACTGGCTTTAAATAG